One Tripterygium wilfordii isolate XIE 37 chromosome 10, ASM1340144v1, whole genome shotgun sequence DNA segment encodes these proteins:
- the LOC120007986 gene encoding dolichol-phosphate mannose synthase subunit 3-like — translation MKHVLKILTLLVAISAFWIGLLETSVIPRSNAWLLPIYFVVSLGCYGLLMVGIGLMQFPTCPHEALLLQQDIIEAKDFLMQKGVDVGSS, via the exons ATGAAGCATGTTCTGAAAATTTTAACATTGTTGGTCGCCATTTCTGCATTTTGGATCGGGCTCTTGGAGACATCTGTAATTCCCCGTAGTAATGCCTGGCTG CTACCCatatattttgttgtatctCTAGGATGCTATGGTCTGCTAATGGTGGGAATTGGTCTgatgcaatttccaacttgTCCTCACGAAGCGTTGCTATTGCAGCAG GACATTATTGAGGCCAAGGACTTTCTGATGCAAAAAGGGGTTGATGTTGGTTCTAGTTGA